Genomic window (Paenibacillus sp. 37):
TGATTGCCATTCTCGGAAGTCGTTTTGCCGAAAAACATACTAAAGTTCTAGAGTATTCCAAGGAACTGGAGTTGTTCAACAATGAGTTGCAGCGATCCGAAAAGATGGAGATTATTAGCGAACTGGCTGCTTCCGTTGCCCATGAAGTACGTAATCCACTTCAGGTGACAAGAGGGTTCCTGCAACTTATGACGGAACAGGAAGACAACAAAAATAAGGGGTATGTGCGAATTGCACTGGAAGAACTTGATCGGGCTTCGGGCATCATAACGGATTTTCTTACCTTTGCCAAACCTGAGTTTGACCATATTATCTCGCTCAATATCTCGGATGAATTCAATCATATTGAAGGCATTCTTGTACCGATGGCTAATCTGGAGGGTGGTAAAATCACCACCGACATTCCGCCAGATCTATATATTCGAGGCAATTCCTCGAAGTTCAAGCAGGCTTTTATCAATATTATCAAGAACAGTATTGAAGCTTTTCAGGGACAAGGCCAGATTGATATCTGGGCGTACAAGCAGGATGGACTGATTAAGGTGCATGTCAGGGATAACGGAGAAGGGATGGACGAGGAAGCACTCTCCCGGTTGGGCGAGCCTTATTTCTCCAATAAAATCAAAGGCACAGGCCTGGGCATGATGGTGACATTCCGAATTGTTGAAGCGATGCAAGGACAGATCAGCTTTACAAGCACCAAAGGGGTAGGAACAGAAGCGGTTGTATCTTTTGCCGAGTTCGTCGAATGACGAACTCACAGAAGGATACTGCGGCTTTTTTGTTCCTACCCCTGATTTCTTACCTACAAGATTAGCTCACCCAAATTAACTTCTCCAAGGTCCGCAATTCACATCATAATTTACTTTGGAAGGATTGGGAGGTATGACAAGCACATAGTCATTTTGCTGCTCCTCAACAGTACGTACCTGAATGTGCTCCGGAATTACGATGCCGAACGCTTCACGAAGCGCCTGCTTCGGATTGGAATGCAATTGTTGTCTGAAGTGCTCGTCAGTCCAGGCCTTTTCAATAATATCCTCATGCAACGTTTTCTCTGATACCATCATCGTCAACATTCCCTTCATATTTAGAATTAAACTGAACCAGCTTAGTCCTTATGCTCAGAATCCCAACTGTTGCTCGCTAATCCAGTGATGAAACCCGCCTTGGAGGAGCCGTTTCTTCCGTTGTGTAATGTCCTGAATAGCTTGTACTAAAGTGCTAGATAAATAAGAATTAAACGCTTCGAGATGCGATATTCCTAAGTTAGACGATGTTAGTGTGCGATTATAGTGATAAGCAATGTCTACGTAAGAGTTCATGAGTTGTGTATTGTATACATTGTCATGTATACGGTCGCTTAGAGGATGAACTGGATAGTTGTGATTCAGTGCTGCGGATATGTGGGAGAGGTAGCTGTTGTAGTTTCCATGCACAGCATCTTGTTGCGTGTCTGTGAAGTCATCGGTCATCTGGAGGGTCATGAGTGTGATGTTGATGGCAGAACACACCGGGATGATCCGGTCGGACTGATTCAGCAGAAGCAGTGCACCAGTAGCTCCAATGAGCAGAGGGGCAGCCTTTTGCGCAATCAACAAAGGATTCTGTTGGAAAAAATCAATGGAATGCTCACCCGTAACACTCACGGCCCAATCCACTACATATTGTCTGAAATAGACCCAGAACGTGGAGGAAGGATCGAATAATTCCGAGTAAGATTGAAGTGCATCCATGTAGTATAGATTACCAAGAGATAACTTCAATGTGGCATTCTCCGGTTGTTCATCCATCACGTCGTCCTGATTCAGAAAATATAACATGTGAATGAGACAGGCTGTACTTAATTGGTGTGCTTTCTCTGCGGGTAGTTTATCTGAGTGTTGCATCCAAAGTGGAATGATGTACCCGATGTAACTGTGTCCCGAATCTCGTAACAGCGGATTAACCGAACGAAGCTGCTCTAATGCATGTCCTGACAAGGGTTCGGGATATTCCCGTACGAGTTGTTCCGCTGAAGCAAACACGACCTCCAGATCGGATCTAAACGGATCTAACCAATCTTTCTGCATTATTACATATCGTCCTTCCTGCGATAAGGTGACTAAGGACTGTTCGACTAGATCATGAAGTTACATTCATTATAGCGGAAGTGAAATGAAAAAAATAGGATTTTTTGTGATCAATTGTGAGAAAAATGATGACTTTTTGTATTTTATGGCATAAAAAAGTGGATTTTAGGCTCAAACTAGGAAGGCACAGGATTTCGACATCGGAAAGGCGGCAGAAAAATGATAATGAAATGGAAAACATGGATGGCAGCCGGATTGGCAGCCGTAGTCATAACAGCAGCAACAGGACTTGTGGCATTTGCTGATCCAGCACTTCGAGTTGAGGAACATGACGATGCGTCTAGCGCTACTTCCTCAGGCAAACAAGCGAAGCCATGCATGCAGGCAGGACACGGTTTGTTTATGATTGGTGAAACGGCAGACCTGCTTGGGATTGGCCTTCGGGATCTGAAATCACAGATGGAGCTGGGTAAGACGTTGTCCCAGATTGCCAAAGAGCGCAAGGGGCTTAGTGAGGAGCAGTTATTGCAGAAGTTGAAGCCTACATTGGCGCAACGTCTGGATCAAGCTGTAGACGAAGGTTGTCTCACCAAGGAACAAGCTGCAGCTACGAAGGCGGACATGGATACCAAGTTGAAAAAGGTCATCAATACCCCGCTGCGTGATTTGCGGCGTGAATTTGCCCACCATGGCAAACGTTCCATGGTAGATAAAGGTGAAATCGCCCGTTTTATTGGAGTCACACCCGCTCAACTGCACGAGCAGCTTCAGGGAGGGAAATCTCTGGCTGAGATTGCTCAGGCAAAAGGCATTAGCGAAACGCAGCTGGTGGACAAGCTGAAGGAACAATTAACGGGTGATCTGAAGAGATTTGTGAATCAGAAGGGCAACGTGCATCCTGCCCCGGGTCCCCAGGAACCTGTTCCTGGACGATCAACTTCGAGTGAAGTGAAATAAAGAAGAGCGTCTCCATAAGGGGACGCTCTTCTTTTATTTTAAAACGGCTTACTCGTTCCCGGACTGCGAGTTGCGCCGGGTGACGGAGTTCGCTCAGGTGAGTTTCTTTTGTCCACAGCAGCTGTTGGATTGGGGGTTGAACGTGGTTTGCGCATTAACCCTACCGTGAAACGTGAGCCAGGAAGCTTGGATAATACCCAACTGATTGCAAGAGCAATACCAAC
Coding sequences:
- a CDS encoding NHLP leader peptide family RiPP precursor gives rise to the protein MKGMLTMMVSEKTLHEDIIEKAWTDEHFRQQLHSNPKQALREAFGIVIPEHIQVRTVEEQQNDYVLVIPPNPSKVNYDVNCGPWRS